One stretch of Candidatus Culexarchaeum yellowstonense DNA includes these proteins:
- a CDS encoding VapB-type antitoxin: MGRVLEEFVWRIKIRKFIRRWNRLLRDVKPSGKGFSVGSVREDRENH, from the coding sequence ATGGGGAGGGTTTTGGAGGAGTTTGTTTGGAGAATTAAGATTAGGAAGTTTATTAGGAGATGGAATAGGCTTCTCAGGGATGTGAAGCCTAGTGGGAAGGGGTTTTCAGTGGGAAGTGTAAGGGAGGATCGTGAAAATCATTAA
- a CDS encoding M48 family metallopeptidase: protein MRLDVPFDVVYRRVKYARLEFRGLRLLVILPLNVKDPSKVLERGRVWIERQWRVVQEAVKEVDGNDIFMIFGEKYIIDCSSTKNSGVSIADKRIYLGCSDPKVCLKISRQLKWILKLKVESIIGDYSSRFGFKPNRVLIWRQKTKWGSCSSKGNITLNLKLVCLPEHMVKYVVFHELTHLKFKGHNRKFWQTVGMEFPNYKELERELYKYWFITEILFQNLTRSAQQSSNHEGPLKWNL, encoded by the coding sequence GTGCGGTTGGATGTTCCGTTTGATGTTGTTTATAGGAGGGTTAAGTATGCTAGGTTGGAGTTTAGGGGGTTGAGGTTGCTTGTTATTTTGCCGCTTAATGTGAAGGATCCCTCTAAGGTTTTGGAGAGGGGGAGGGTTTGGATTGAGAGGCAGTGGAGGGTTGTTCAGGAGGCTGTTAAAGAGGTTGATGGCAATGATATCTTCATGATTTTCGGTGAAAAATACATTATAGATTGCTCCAGCACCAAAAATTCTGGGGTGAGCATTGCTGATAAGAGGATATATTTGGGTTGCAGTGACCCTAAAGTCTGTTTGAAGATTTCTCGTCAACTTAAATGGATTTTGAAGTTGAAGGTTGAATCAATAATTGGAGATTACTCCTCAAGATTTGGATTTAAACCTAATAGGGTGCTTATATGGAGGCAGAAGACTAAGTGGGGGAGCTGTTCAAGTAAGGGTAACATAACCCTAAACCTTAAACTGGTATGCCTACCAGAGCATATGGTGAAGTATGTGGTATTCCACGAATTAACCCACCTGAAGTTTAAGGGGCATAACCGTAAATTCTGGCAGACAGTGGGCATGGAATTCCCAAACTACAAGGAACTGGAACGGGAACTCTACAAATATTGGTTCATAACCGAAATACTCTTCCAAAATCTAACCAGAAGTGCTCAACAATCCTCAAATCATGAGGGACCTTTAAAGTGGAATTTGTGA
- a CDS encoding phospholipase D-like domain-containing protein gives MTVIHDIISGFVRLETDLRISGPPPSLQIDVYGWHNYNDKISHIIINLNAKIWGVIIGSTSATIVLKPPPGRSGLTLPIPLPSDVIRIIEGERVRKSGDVEVELLITCYYVGLPTTLSYSSALTVSGPHNYDDKFTVSLVEWKNALGLKDFEPLLVSRSSVSKLDELRHKWGLFTHEDVLIRLTELYEGVKIERPYELLFTDPEIKTIKSKLSSLVESGMWSEVYAVSLYLDHSGAEYLMKLRKKGAHIKLLTRKPDKKEYIDAIKYLRDNYVEVKFNNMAHARFIVFDEDVAIVMTADLDVNGLDNQRQIGVYITDRATVKACKAFFNKLWEESEPS, from the coding sequence TTGACAGTAATACATGATATCATTTCAGGTTTTGTAAGATTAGAAACTGATTTAAGAATTAGCGGTCCTCCACCATCCCTACAGATTGATGTATATGGATGGCATAATTATAACGATAAGATTTCACATATCATAATTAATCTTAACGCTAAGATTTGGGGAGTCATCATAGGCTCCACGAGTGCAACAATAGTTCTGAAGCCGCCACCTGGACGAAGTGGTCTCACGCTTCCAATACCTCTTCCAAGTGACGTGATTAGGATTATAGAAGGCGAAAGAGTGAGAAAAAGTGGAGATGTAGAAGTAGAATTGCTAATAACATGTTATTACGTAGGGTTACCCACAACATTATCTTATTCTTCCGCATTAACTGTAAGTGGACCGCATAATTACGATGATAAGTTCACTGTAAGTCTTGTTGAATGGAAGAACGCGCTTGGACTTAAAGATTTTGAACCATTGTTAGTAAGTAGAAGTTCTGTTAGTAAACTAGATGAGCTTAGACATAAATGGGGACTTTTTACACATGAAGATGTCCTTATAAGACTTACTGAGTTATACGAAGGTGTAAAAATAGAAAGACCTTATGAATTATTGTTCACAGATCCGGAGATTAAGACTATAAAAAGCAAGCTTAGCTCTCTTGTGGAAAGTGGTATGTGGAGTGAAGTATATGCGGTAAGCTTATACCTTGATCATAGTGGTGCTGAATATCTAATGAAGTTAAGAAAGAAAGGTGCTCATATAAAGCTCTTAACAAGGAAACCTGACAAAAAAGAGTATATAGATGCAATAAAGTATTTGAGGGACAACTATGTGGAAGTTAAATTTAACAATATGGCCCATGCAAGATTCATAGTATTCGATGAAGATGTAGCCATAGTTATGACAGCTGACCTCGACGTTAATGGACTCGATAACCAAAGGCAAATCGGAGTCTATATTACGGATAGAGCTACTGTAAAGGCATGTAAAGCATTCTTCAATAAACTATGGGAAGAGTCCGAGCCCTCTTAG
- a CDS encoding ATP-binding protein — translation MGYFNPEPKTRREDFFDMEEELERLSRGLKFGKLVVVSGLRRYGKTSLILTCLNEEGYDYLYIDCRLLPPGMVTLNSILKLFRDELERRVWAKRVLRRVGEISLGDVKVKFRDEETLLSILHALEGKVVVLDEAQELRRSRYRFDGILAYAYDHLNIKFIVSGSQVGLLYRFLRVDDPEAPLYGRPYIEVRLGRLSESDSRRFLLEGFKQCGVEVSEGEVEEALRWFDGVIGWLTYFGHSRVVGGERLPSIVDKASKLALSELEHALKIYGVAEGRYREVLKAIALTHPARWTQIKRWVEAKLGKIPNNTLTAIIKNLMDAGFVEKTLEGYVISDPILRNGIIRFW, via the coding sequence TTGGGCTACTTCAATCCTGAACCTAAAACTAGGAGGGAAGATTTCTTCGATATGGAGGAGGAGTTGGAGAGGCTTTCAAGGGGGTTGAAGTTTGGGAAGCTTGTGGTGGTTTCTGGTTTGAGGAGGTATGGTAAAACTTCATTGATACTTACATGTTTAAATGAGGAGGGGTATGATTATTTGTATATTGATTGTAGGCTTCTTCCACCTGGCATGGTAACTTTGAATTCTATATTGAAGTTGTTTAGGGATGAGTTGGAGAGGAGGGTTTGGGCTAAGAGGGTTTTGAGGAGGGTTGGGGAGATATCTTTGGGGGATGTTAAGGTGAAGTTTAGGGATGAGGAAACTTTGCTCAGCATATTGCATGCATTGGAGGGGAAGGTGGTGGTTTTGGATGAAGCTCAAGAGCTTAGGAGGTCTAGGTATAGGTTTGATGGCATACTTGCCTATGCTTATGATCATCTCAACATAAAGTTTATTGTTTCAGGGTCTCAGGTTGGATTGTTGTATAGGTTTTTGAGGGTTGATGATCCTGAAGCTCCATTGTATGGTAGACCATATATTGAAGTTAGGTTGGGTAGGCTTAGTGAAAGTGATTCTAGGAGGTTTTTGCTGGAGGGGTTTAAGCAGTGTGGGGTTGAGGTTTCTGAGGGGGAGGTTGAGGAGGCTTTAAGGTGGTTTGATGGTGTGATTGGGTGGCTCACATATTTTGGGCATTCTAGGGTTGTGGGTGGAGAGAGGCTTCCATCCATAGTGGATAAGGCATCGAAATTGGCTTTAAGTGAACTTGAACATGCCCTAAAGATATATGGGGTTGCTGAGGGTAGGTATAGGGAGGTTTTAAAGGCTATAGCGTTAACGCATCCAGCAAGGTGGACTCAAATAAAGAGGTGGGTTGAAGCTAAGCTTGGGAAGATACCAAACAACACCCTAACTGCAATAATCAAGAATTTAATGGATGCAGGGTTTGTGGAGAAGACTTTAGAAGGCTATGTAATTAGCGACCCAATACTCAGGAATGGTATAATTAGATTTTGGTGA
- a CDS encoding ribosomal protein L13e gives MEVEGEPKPLVKSVLNLKLPPKIRVGRGFSLGELKEAGVTLIEAKRLGIRVDKMRKSVHPWNVEALKKLKEEKLKAKAKTEGPAKPSQ, from the coding sequence ATGGAGGTGGAGGGTGAACCTAAACCCCTTGTGAAGTCTGTTTTAAATTTGAAGTTGCCGCCGAAGATTAGGGTTGGAAGAGGGTTCAGCTTGGGGGAGCTTAAGGAGGCTGGAGTAACGTTAATTGAGGCTAAGAGGCTTGGGATTAGAGTGGATAAGATGAGGAAGAGTGTACATCCATGGAATGTTGAAGCTTTAAAGAAGCTTAAGGAGGAGAAGTTGAAAGCTAAAGCGAAAACCGAGGGACCCGCTAAACCATCCCAATAA
- a CDS encoding DUF262 domain-containing protein, producing the protein MPYKPEINTISIGRVVKEAVIGKLDIPEFQREFVWTKDQVKELLDSLIKGYPIGSLLIWDLNEYTSGKHVFEERTKDWIVDGQQRIVSLCLIMSRRPYWMDVDEWNNLLNRYRIKINVLTLEVALESPALKKDPTWIYPQEIFNAEREEDLEKIATELSSNINEKLFTKIYNNVKRIWDLQYVEIPIIKVNASLENIAMIFERINKAGTRVKQADVTLAYIAAYNEGWIREEFMKYLDALEDNGFYFDPTLIIRAITTIGENKAILRDVSEDFLKNKNGVLDNAFSNFKRSMEKLILDLTNVGILNSELIYAKNTIIPLIYLYYKFPDQYNFNKAFHFFLLALAQGRYSGASETTLQEDINVIYNAKSFEDAIEKLHKEVSTMKITKELVKKSVHYQGDGKFLKLVLYLIAYKNQAVDWFTKVRLGFFKHNEINRDFTIEIHHFFPRSLLKSIGYNEEEKREALANIAFINPGTNKKLRDAPYVYIKKYNIDKNELSKQLIPLDEKLWRIENYETFLDMRSEIISNETTNYMKNLYPQFYQNEK; encoded by the coding sequence TTGCCCTATAAACCAGAAATAAATACAATAAGTATTGGTAGAGTGGTTAAAGAAGCTGTGATAGGGAAGCTGGATATTCCGGAGTTTCAAAGGGAATTCGTTTGGACTAAGGATCAGGTTAAGGAGCTTCTAGACTCATTAATTAAGGGTTATCCTATAGGTTCTTTACTGATATGGGATTTGAATGAGTACACATCTGGTAAACATGTGTTTGAAGAGAGGACTAAGGATTGGATTGTTGATGGTCAGCAGAGAATTGTGTCATTGTGTCTGATTATGTCTAGAAGACCGTATTGGATGGATGTGGATGAATGGAATAACCTACTTAACAGGTATAGGATAAAAATAAATGTTTTAACGCTGGAAGTAGCGCTTGAGTCCCCTGCTTTGAAGAAGGATCCAACATGGATTTATCCACAAGAGATTTTTAATGCGGAGAGAGAAGAAGATTTGGAGAAGATCGCCACAGAATTATCGAGTAATATAAATGAAAAATTATTCACGAAAATTTACAATAATGTAAAAAGGATTTGGGACTTACAATACGTTGAGATCCCCATAATTAAAGTGAATGCTTCACTGGAAAATATTGCAATGATATTTGAAAGAATCAATAAGGCGGGAACACGGGTAAAGCAAGCAGACGTTACCTTAGCATACATAGCTGCATATAATGAGGGATGGATTAGAGAAGAATTCATGAAGTATTTAGATGCCCTTGAAGACAATGGATTTTACTTTGATCCCACACTAATAATTCGTGCAATAACCACCATTGGAGAAAATAAAGCAATATTGAGGGATGTCAGTGAAGACTTCCTAAAAAATAAGAATGGAGTTTTAGATAATGCTTTCTCCAATTTTAAACGGAGCATGGAGAAGCTAATTCTGGATTTAACGAATGTAGGCATCTTAAACTCAGAGCTAATATACGCTAAAAACACCATAATACCATTAATCTACCTTTATTACAAGTTTCCAGACCAATACAACTTCAATAAGGCATTCCACTTCTTCCTCTTAGCATTGGCGCAAGGTAGATACAGCGGCGCCTCCGAGACAACTTTACAAGAAGACATAAACGTTATTTACAATGCAAAAAGCTTTGAAGACGCAATAGAAAAGCTACATAAAGAAGTCAGCACAATGAAAATAACTAAAGAACTCGTAAAGAAATCAGTCCATTACCAAGGCGATGGAAAATTCCTAAAACTAGTCTTATACCTCATAGCCTACAAGAACCAAGCAGTAGACTGGTTCACAAAAGTAAGATTAGGATTCTTCAAACACAATGAAATAAATAGAGATTTCACAATTGAAATACACCACTTCTTCCCAAGAAGCCTTCTAAAAAGCATTGGATATAACGAAGAAGAGAAACGAGAAGCCTTAGCCAACATAGCCTTCATAAATCCAGGAACAAACAAAAAACTTAGAGATGCACCATACGTCTACATCAAAAAATACAACATAGACAAAAATGAACTCTCAAAACAACTAATACCACTAGACGAAAAACTCTGGAGAATAGAAAACTACGAAACCTTCCTAGACATGAGATCAGAAATCATCTCCAACGAAACAACAAACTACATGAAAAACCTATACCCACAATTTTACCAAAACGAAAAATAA
- a CDS encoding type II toxin-antitoxin system VapC family toxin — MKIFVDASPLIYLNVPMPEEQAKLIESFWKSLLSEHEVFTNLLVLDEVIYVSKRKYGVKQEETLNFIERTVLPHIELLSIGAELYSFFRLYMMKFNLKPSDALHAATVKRYKLDAIASEDKDFDRAGIRRIWL, encoded by the coding sequence ATGAAGATATTCGTGGATGCTAGCCCCCTAATCTATTTAAATGTCCCAATGCCTGAGGAACAAGCAAAGCTCATTGAATCATTTTGGAAAAGTCTTCTAAGTGAACATGAAGTCTTCACAAACCTTCTCGTTTTGGACGAGGTTATATATGTTTCGAAAAGAAAGTATGGTGTTAAACAAGAGGAAACTCTGAATTTCATAGAACGCACAGTCCTCCCACATATTGAACTTTTATCAATTGGAGCTGAGCTATATTCATTCTTCAGACTCTATATGATGAAATTCAATCTTAAGCCGTCCGATGCTCTGCACGCAGCTACCGTTAAGAGGTACAAATTAGATGCCATTGCAAGTGAGGACAAAGATTTTGACAGAGCTGGAATAAGGAGGATATGGCTATAA
- a CDS encoding AbrB/MazE/SpoVT family DNA-binding domain-containing protein, with product MVKLKLKIGPKGQIVIPKILREKYGIRENGYVLVEVRDEELAIIRAPSIEETLEWIKLRRGKLKAKQANLGDLAEVDLEEEFNEDIRGC from the coding sequence GTGGTAAAACTAAAGCTCAAAATTGGGCCTAAGGGGCAGATAGTAATACCTAAGATATTACGTGAGAAATATGGGATTAGAGAGAATGGATATGTTTTAGTTGAGGTTAGAGATGAAGAGCTTGCGATAATAAGGGCTCCAAGCATCGAGGAGACCTTGGAGTGGATTAAGCTTAGGAGGGGGAAGTTGAAGGCAAAGCAAGCTAATCTTGGTGATCTTGCTGAAGTCGATTTAGAGGAGGAGTTCAATGAAGATATTCGTGGATGCTAG
- a CDS encoding ATP-binding protein, with the protein MAVLWDDIEVAMHPSLMDTLLKWLADSNRQIVIATHSFDVLRSLTLIEPRDAKVILLRKDDNDVIHHKSLETDELEEILEKGIDPRAVIESLVE; encoded by the coding sequence TTGGCAGTCCTATGGGATGATATTGAAGTGGCTATGCATCCAAGTCTCATGGATACGCTATTGAAGTGGTTAGCCGATTCTAATAGGCAAATAGTTATAGCCACACACAGCTTCGACGTCTTACGCAGCCTAACATTAATAGAACCAAGGGATGCCAAGGTAATATTGTTAAGGAAGGATGATAATGATGTAATCCATCATAAGAGCCTTGAAACAGATGAACTTGAGGAAATCCTCGAAAAGGGAATTGATCCAAGAGCTGTAATTGAGAGTTTAGTGGAATGA
- the tsaA gene encoding tRNA (N6-threonylcarbamoyladenosine(37)-N6)-methyltransferase TrmO, which translates to MEGGTARLVFVGVVEKAGDEAIVRIHPEFCEALRGIEEYSHLIILYWMHLRDNERDRRTLLVYPKRGTIPILTGVFACRSPSRPNPIGLCVVELVKREGCTLTVKGLDAIQGTPIIDIKPYIPKLDSNPNAQTPKWT; encoded by the coding sequence ATGGAGGGTGGAACTGCTAGGTTGGTGTTTGTGGGGGTTGTGGAGAAGGCTGGGGATGAAGCAATTGTGAGGATTCACCCAGAATTCTGCGAAGCACTTAGAGGGATAGAAGAATACTCACACCTAATAATATTATATTGGATGCATCTACGAGACAATGAAAGGGATAGGAGAACACTACTCGTCTATCCAAAGAGGGGCACAATACCAATTTTAACAGGAGTATTCGCATGTAGAAGTCCATCAAGACCAAACCCAATAGGCCTATGCGTCGTTGAACTTGTGAAGAGGGAGGGTTGCACATTAACCGTTAAAGGGCTTGACGCCATACAAGGCACACCAATAATAGACATAAAACCATACATCCCAAAACTAGACTCAAACCCAAACGCCCAAACACCAAAATGGACTTAA